A single window of Flavobacterium aestivum DNA harbors:
- a CDS encoding antibiotic biosynthesis monooxygenase family protein has product MVLEMAILQVKKGEETHFERDFAIASQFIQSIPGYIHHSLRKCFEEENKYLLLVDWEKLEDHTIGFRESEAYFEWKKLLHHYYNPFPVVEHYEMVFENKKQF; this is encoded by the coding sequence ATGGTTTTAGAAATGGCTATTCTACAGGTAAAAAAAGGAGAAGAAACTCATTTTGAAAGAGACTTTGCCATTGCCAGTCAATTTATTCAATCGATTCCTGGTTATATACATCATAGTTTGAGAAAATGCTTTGAGGAAGAAAACAAATATTTGCTACTGGTTGATTGGGAAAAATTAGAAGATCATACCATTGGCTTTAGAGAATCCGAAGCCTATTTCGAATGGAAAAAATTGTTACATCATTATTACAATCCATTCCCAGTTGTAGAACACTATGAGATGGTTTTTGAGAATAAAAAGCAATTTTAA
- the leuD gene encoding 3-isopropylmalate dehydratase small subunit — MAYDKFNILTSSAVPLPIENVDTDQIIPARFLKATKREGFGDNLFRDWRYNGDDTPKADFVLNNKTYSGKILVGGKNFGSGSSREHAAWAVYDYGFRAVVSSFFADIFKGNCLNVGVLPVQVSPEFAETIFKAIEADPKTELEINLPEQTITLKVTGQKESFAINGYKKNNMINGFDDIDYLQNIKEEITGFADKLPY, encoded by the coding sequence ATGGCATACGATAAATTTAATATCCTTACTAGTAGTGCAGTGCCACTACCAATAGAAAACGTAGATACGGATCAAATCATTCCTGCTCGTTTCCTGAAAGCTACAAAACGTGAAGGTTTTGGAGACAACCTTTTTAGAGACTGGAGATACAATGGGGACGATACTCCTAAAGCAGATTTCGTTTTAAACAACAAAACATATAGCGGAAAAATATTAGTAGGCGGAAAAAACTTTGGTTCTGGTTCTTCAAGAGAACATGCAGCTTGGGCGGTTTATGACTACGGATTCCGCGCAGTAGTTTCTAGTTTCTTTGCAGACATTTTCAAGGGAAATTGCTTGAATGTTGGTGTTCTACCTGTACAAGTTAGTCCAGAATTTGCCGAAACTATTTTTAAAGCTATCGAAGCTGATCCTAAAACAGAATTAGAAATCAATTTGCCAGAACAAACCATTACGCTTAAAGTAACTGGTCAAAAAGAATCTTTTGCCATTAATGGATACAAAAAAAACAATATGATTAATGGCTTTGATGATATTGACTATTTGCAAAACATTAAAGAAGAAATTACGGGATTTGCAGATAAACTGCCTTACTAA
- a CDS encoding RNA recognition motif domain-containing protein yields MNIFVGSLPFSIEEADLRESFEAYGAVDSVKIITDKFTGRSKGFGFVEMANDDEAQKAIDELNGATVQGRSIVVNKSEPKPESERRSFNNNRGGYGNNRGGENRGGGDRGRY; encoded by the coding sequence ATGAATATTTTTGTTGGAAGCCTTCCATTCAGTATTGAGGAAGCAGATTTAAGAGAGTCTTTCGAGGCTTACGGAGCAGTTGATTCAGTTAAAATTATCACAGATAAATTTACAGGAAGAAGTAAAGGATTCGGTTTTGTTGAAATGGCAAATGACGATGAAGCTCAGAAAGCAATTGACGAATTGAATGGGGCTACAGTTCAAGGACGTTCAATCGTTGTAAACAAATCTGAACCTAAACCAGAAAGTGAAAGAAGAAGTTTTAACAACAACCGTGGAGGATACGGAAACAACCGTGGTGGAGAAAACCGTGGCGGTGGAGACAGAGGAAGATATTAA
- a CDS encoding 30S ribosomal protein S16, which yields MSVKIRLQRHGKKGKPFYWVVAADARSKRDGKYLEKIGTYNPNTNPATIDLNLDSAVKWLHNGAQPTDTAKAILSYKGALLKHHLDGGIRKGALTQEQADAKLAAWLEAKAGKVNAKKDGLSKAQADVKAKALKAEQEVNAKRLAAAAQAEADAIAAAAAAEAPAETEAEEAPAAEENNETTEA from the coding sequence ATGTCAGTAAAAATTAGATTACAAAGACACGGAAAAAAAGGAAAACCTTTTTACTGGGTTGTAGCTGCAGATGCACGCTCAAAAAGAGATGGTAAATACTTAGAAAAAATTGGTACTTACAATCCAAACACCAATCCTGCAACTATCGATTTAAATCTTGATAGCGCAGTAAAATGGTTGCACAATGGTGCTCAACCTACTGATACAGCAAAAGCTATTCTTTCTTACAAAGGTGCTTTATTGAAACACCACCTTGATGGAGGTATCCGTAAAGGAGCTTTGACTCAAGAGCAAGCTGATGCAAAATTAGCAGCTTGGTTAGAAGCTAAAGCTGGAAAAGTTAATGCTAAAAAAGACGGTTTATCTAAAGCGCAAGCTGATGTTAAAGCTAAAGCTCTTAAAGCAGAACAAGAAGTTAATGCAAAACGTTTAGCTGCTGCTGCACAAGCTGAAGCTGATGCTATTGCTGCTGCAGCTGCTGCTGAGGCTCCTGCTGAAACTGAAGCTGAAGAAGCTCCTGCTGCTGAAGAAAATAACGAAACAACTGAAGCATAA
- the rimM gene encoding ribosome maturation factor RimM (Essential for efficient processing of 16S rRNA) gives MRKEDCFYLGKIAKKFSFKGEVLAYLDTDEPELYENLESVFVECNKHLIPFFIENSSLHKNDFLRISFEDIDTEEAADALIGNDLYLPLKMLPKLTGNKFYFHEVIGFEVEDKRLGYVGDIQSINDTTAQPLFEVLKGDTEILIPMVDHFLVKIDRENKKVIMDLPEGLIEMYL, from the coding sequence ATGCGTAAAGAAGATTGTTTCTATTTGGGTAAAATCGCCAAAAAATTTAGTTTCAAAGGTGAAGTTCTGGCTTATTTAGACACAGACGAACCTGAGTTATACGAAAACTTGGAATCAGTGTTTGTTGAATGCAACAAACACTTGATTCCTTTTTTTATTGAAAATAGCTCCTTACACAAAAATGATTTTCTTAGAATCAGTTTCGAAGATATTGATACAGAGGAAGCTGCCGATGCTTTAATTGGCAACGATTTATACCTTCCTTTAAAAATGTTACCTAAACTTACAGGTAACAAATTCTACTTTCATGAAGTTATTGGTTTTGAAGTAGAAGACAAACGCTTGGGATATGTTGGAGATATTCAATCAATCAACGATACCACAGCTCAGCCTCTTTTTGAAGTACTCAAAGGAGACACCGAAATCCTTATCCCTATGGTCGACCATTTTCTTGTAAAAATTGACAGGGAAAACAAAAAAGTCATTATGGATTTACCTGAAGGACTAATCGAAATGTATCTTTAA
- the leuB gene encoding 3-isopropylmalate dehydrogenase has product MKFNIALLAGDGIGPEVINEAVKVSDAIAKKFNHEITWTPALTGACAIDAVGVPYPDETHEICMAADAVLFGAIGHPKYDNNPSATVRPEQGLLLMRKKLGLFANVRPTFTFPSLIDNSPLKKERIEGTDLVFLRELTGGIYFGEKGRRDDGETAFDNCVYTRDEVKRLAKKGFELAMTRSKKLCCVDKANVLETSRLWRETVQAMEKDYPEVEVSYEFVDAVAMRLVQWPNSYDVLITENLFGDILTDEASVISGSMGLMPSASVGEHTSLYEPIHGSYPQATGLNIANPLATVLSAAMMFEDAFGLKAEADAIRTVVNKSLAEGIVTEDLVAKGAKPYSTSEVGDWLVANL; this is encoded by the coding sequence ATGAAATTCAATATTGCCCTTTTAGCCGGAGACGGAATCGGACCAGAAGTAATAAACGAAGCTGTTAAAGTTTCGGATGCCATTGCCAAAAAATTCAATCATGAAATCACTTGGACACCTGCTCTTACCGGTGCTTGTGCTATTGATGCCGTTGGTGTTCCTTACCCAGACGAAACACATGAAATTTGTATGGCTGCCGATGCTGTTCTTTTTGGGGCTATTGGACACCCAAAATATGATAACAACCCAAGCGCAACCGTTCGTCCTGAACAAGGACTATTATTAATGCGCAAAAAATTAGGTTTGTTTGCCAATGTGCGCCCAACCTTTACTTTCCCGTCATTGATTGATAATTCTCCATTGAAGAAAGAGCGTATCGAAGGAACCGATTTGGTTTTCTTAAGAGAATTAACCGGAGGAATTTATTTTGGAGAAAAAGGAAGAAGAGACGATGGTGAAACAGCCTTTGATAATTGTGTATACACTAGAGACGAAGTTAAACGTTTAGCAAAAAAAGGATTTGAACTTGCAATGACACGTTCAAAAAAATTGTGTTGTGTAGATAAAGCGAATGTTTTAGAAACTTCTCGTTTGTGGAGAGAAACCGTTCAAGCTATGGAAAAAGATTATCCTGAGGTTGAAGTGAGTTATGAATTTGTAGATGCGGTTGCAATGCGATTGGTACAATGGCCAAACTCATATGATGTATTGATTACGGAGAATTTATTTGGAGATATTTTGACAGATGAAGCTTCTGTTATTTCGGGATCAATGGGATTAATGCCATCAGCTTCAGTGGGTGAACATACTTCATTATACGAGCCAATACACGGATCTTACCCACAAGCAACGGGCTTGAATATTGCTAATCCACTAGCAACTGTTCTATCTGCTGCAATGATGTTTGAGGATGCCTTTGGATTAAAAGCCGAAGCAGATGCTATCAGAACTGTCGTTAATAAATCTTTAGCAGAAGGAATTGTTACCGAAGATTTAGTTGCCAAAGGAGCCAAACCTTACTCTACTAGTGAAGTGGGTGACTGGCTTGTTGCCAATTTGTAA
- the leuC gene encoding 3-isopropylmalate dehydratase large subunit: MSTTLFDKVWDAHVVRKIEDGPDVFFIDRHFIHEVTSPVAFLGLKERGIKVLYPERTFATADHNTPTINQHLPVTDALSANQLKALEDNAAEYGISHWGLGHQKNGIVHVVGPENGITLPGATIVCGDSHTSTHGAFGAIAFGIGTSEVEMVLSTQCIMQPKPKKMRINVNGKLSKGVGPKDVALYIIAQLTTSGGTGYFVEYAGNVFEEMTMEGRMTVCNLSIEMGSRGGMIAPDQTTFDFLKGRLYAPKGEAWDKAVAYWKTLKTDADAVFDAELNIDAADIEPMITYGTNPGMGIGITKHIPNADQVEGGEETYKKSLAYMGFHENDVMIGKPIDFVFLGSCTNGRIEDFRAFTEIVKGRKKADNVTAWLVPGSHVVEAQIKEEGLLDILTEAGFVLRQPGCSACLAMNDDKVPAGKYAVSTSNRNFEGRQGPGSRTLLASPIMAAAAAVTGKLTDPRDLL; the protein is encoded by the coding sequence ATGAGTACTACATTATTCGACAAAGTATGGGATGCACACGTGGTGCGTAAAATAGAAGATGGACCAGATGTGTTTTTTATTGACCGTCATTTCATTCACGAAGTGACCAGTCCTGTTGCTTTTTTAGGTTTAAAAGAAAGAGGTATCAAGGTATTATACCCTGAACGTACCTTTGCAACAGCAGATCACAACACCCCTACTATTAACCAACACTTACCTGTTACCGATGCTTTATCTGCTAATCAATTGAAAGCACTTGAAGATAATGCAGCTGAATATGGTATTTCTCACTGGGGATTAGGACATCAAAAAAACGGTATTGTTCACGTTGTAGGTCCTGAAAACGGAATTACATTACCTGGTGCAACTATTGTTTGTGGTGACTCTCACACTTCTACCCATGGTGCTTTTGGAGCTATCGCTTTTGGTATTGGAACTTCGGAGGTAGAAATGGTTTTGTCTACCCAATGCATCATGCAGCCTAAACCAAAGAAAATGCGTATCAACGTAAACGGAAAATTGAGCAAAGGTGTTGGTCCAAAGGACGTAGCACTTTATATCATTGCACAATTAACCACTTCTGGAGGTACAGGATATTTTGTAGAATACGCAGGAAATGTTTTTGAAGAAATGACTATGGAAGGTCGTATGACCGTTTGTAACCTAAGTATAGAAATGGGATCCCGTGGTGGTATGATTGCTCCTGACCAAACTACATTCGATTTCTTGAAAGGACGTTTATATGCTCCAAAAGGTGAAGCCTGGGATAAAGCAGTTGCCTATTGGAAAACTCTTAAAACTGATGCTGATGCTGTTTTTGATGCTGAATTGAACATCGACGCTGCAGACATAGAACCAATGATTACTTACGGAACCAATCCTGGAATGGGAATTGGTATTACAAAACATATTCCAAACGCGGATCAAGTTGAGGGTGGTGAAGAAACCTATAAAAAATCTTTGGCCTACATGGGCTTTCATGAAAATGACGTCATGATTGGCAAACCTATTGACTTTGTTTTCTTAGGAAGTTGTACCAATGGTCGTATTGAAGATTTTAGAGCTTTTACAGAAATTGTTAAAGGCAGAAAAAAAGCAGACAACGTTACTGCTTGGTTAGTTCCGGGTTCACATGTTGTAGAAGCACAAATCAAAGAAGAAGGTCTTTTAGATATCCTTACTGAAGCTGGTTTTGTATTGCGTCAGCCAGGTTGTTCCGCTTGTTTGGCAATGAATGATGATAAAGTTCCTGCCGGAAAATACGCTGTAAGTACATCAAATAGAAACTTTGAAGGTCGCCAAGGTCCTGGTTCCAGAACATTACTAGCAAGTCCTATTATGGCTGCTGCTGCTGCCGTTACCGGAAAATTGACTGATCCGAGAGATCTTTTATAA
- a CDS encoding class I SAM-dependent methyltransferase — protein MKSTLSEIQQRFDNEVERFSNLETGQISTIDATLSLELLTQAASACCPDAKQVLDLGCGAGNYSLKLLSLIPDFDSTLIDLSQPMLDKAIERISKVSKGKITAIQTDFLNMELPDETFDIVVTGAAMHHLRSDEEWETVFTKIYKSLKKGGCFWISDLIKHDHPAIDQLMWKRYSDYLQSVGGVAYQENVFDYIAKEDTPRSVIYQLDVLKKTGFSYVDVLHKNSNFSVFGGIK, from the coding sequence ATGAAATCAACATTATCTGAAATACAACAGCGCTTTGACAATGAAGTAGAGCGTTTTTCTAATCTAGAAACAGGCCAAATCAGTACTATTGACGCCACTTTGAGTTTAGAATTATTAACCCAAGCAGCTAGCGCCTGTTGCCCTGATGCCAAACAGGTTTTGGATTTGGGCTGTGGTGCAGGCAATTATTCTTTAAAATTATTAAGTCTTATTCCTGACTTTGATTCCACTTTGATTGATTTGAGTCAACCTATGCTGGACAAAGCAATAGAAAGAATTTCTAAAGTTTCTAAAGGGAAAATCACTGCTATTCAAACCGATTTTTTGAATATGGAATTGCCTGATGAAACTTTCGACATTGTGGTTACTGGTGCTGCCATGCATCATTTAAGATCAGATGAAGAATGGGAAACGGTCTTCACCAAAATATATAAAAGTTTAAAAAAGGGAGGCTGTTTTTGGATTTCAGATTTAATCAAACACGATCATCCTGCTATTGACCAATTAATGTGGAAACGTTATTCGGATTATTTACAATCTGTTGGTGGTGTAGCCTATCAAGAAAATGTATTTGATTACATTGCCAAAGAGGACACACCACGATCAGTAATCTACCAATTGGATGTATTAAAAAAAACAGGATTTTCATATGTTGACGTCCTGCATAAAAACAGTAATTTCTCTGTGTTTGGAGGAATCAAATAA
- a CDS encoding alpha-isopropylmalate synthase regulatory domain-containing protein: MEKRKIEIMDTTLRDGEQTSGVSFSAAEKLTIAQLLLEELNIDRIEVASARVSEGEFQGVKGIMSWAQEKGYDNRIEVLAFVDGGISIEWMKKAGAKVQNLLTKGSLNHLTHQLKKTPEQHFSEIAQSIAFANENGIATNIYLEDWSNGMRNSPEYVFQYLDFLTTQPIKRILLPDTLGVLIPTDTFEFISKITAKYPNIHFDFHAHNDYDLSVANVMEAVKAGINGLHVTVNGMGERAGNAPLESTVAVINDFITNVKINIKESSLYSVSKLVETFTGYRIPANKPIVGDNVFTQTAGIHADGDNKNNLYFNDLLPERFGRKRKYALGKTSGKANIEKNLQELGLKLNPEDLKLVTQRIIELGDKKETVTKEDLPYIISDVLDSHSYEEKIVVESYILVHSKGLRPSTTLCLKIDGEIIEENAQGDGQFDAFMNALSKIYKTKKMVLPKLIDYAVRIPPGSSSDALCETIITWTHNGKEFKTRGLDSDQTVAAIIATQKMLNVVSN; encoded by the coding sequence ATGGAAAAAAGAAAAATTGAAATAATGGATACTACACTTCGCGATGGTGAACAAACCTCGGGAGTATCTTTCTCTGCTGCGGAGAAATTAACCATTGCACAATTATTGCTTGAAGAATTAAACATTGATCGTATCGAAGTTGCCTCTGCCCGTGTAAGTGAAGGCGAATTTCAAGGTGTAAAAGGCATTATGTCCTGGGCTCAGGAAAAAGGATATGACAATCGTATCGAAGTATTGGCTTTTGTCGATGGTGGTATTTCTATAGAATGGATGAAAAAAGCTGGAGCCAAAGTTCAAAATTTATTAACTAAAGGCTCTTTAAACCACTTAACACATCAATTAAAAAAAACACCTGAACAACATTTTTCCGAAATTGCCCAATCTATTGCTTTTGCAAATGAAAATGGAATAGCCACAAATATCTATCTGGAAGATTGGAGTAACGGAATGCGTAATTCCCCTGAATATGTTTTTCAATATTTAGATTTTTTAACGACTCAACCTATTAAGAGAATATTATTACCAGATACTTTAGGTGTTCTTATTCCAACTGATACTTTTGAATTTATATCTAAAATTACCGCCAAATATCCCAACATACATTTTGATTTTCATGCTCATAATGATTATGATCTAAGTGTTGCCAATGTTATGGAAGCTGTAAAAGCAGGTATCAACGGATTACACGTTACCGTAAACGGAATGGGTGAACGAGCCGGAAATGCTCCTCTGGAAAGTACCGTTGCTGTAATAAATGATTTCATTACAAATGTAAAAATCAATATAAAAGAATCATCTCTATACTCCGTAAGTAAATTGGTCGAAACATTTACAGGTTATAGAATCCCAGCAAACAAACCTATTGTAGGTGATAATGTTTTTACACAAACCGCAGGAATTCATGCAGATGGTGACAACAAAAACAATTTATATTTTAATGATTTACTTCCGGAGCGTTTTGGAAGAAAAAGAAAATATGCTTTAGGTAAAACATCCGGAAAAGCCAATATCGAAAAGAATCTTCAAGAATTAGGATTAAAACTAAATCCTGAAGATTTAAAATTAGTTACCCAACGAATCATTGAATTGGGAGATAAAAAAGAAACTGTTACCAAGGAAGATTTACCATATATCATTTCTGATGTATTAGACAGTCATTCTTATGAAGAAAAAATTGTAGTAGAATCGTATATCTTGGTTCACTCCAAAGGATTACGCCCTTCGACTACACTTTGCTTAAAAATTGATGGAGAAATTATAGAAGAAAATGCACAAGGTGATGGACAATTTGATGCTTTTATGAATGCACTTTCTAAAATTTATAAAACCAAAAAAATGGTTTTACCAAAATTAATCGATTATGCGGTTCGTATTCCTCCTGGCAGTAGCTCGGATGCATTATGCGAAACCATCATCACATGGACACATAACGGAAAAGAATTTAAAACAAGAGGATTAGACTCTGACCAGACCGTTGCCGCTATCATTGCTACTCAAAAAATGCTGAATGTAGTTTCTAATTAA
- a CDS encoding tRNA1(Val) (adenine(37)-N6)-methyltransferase has product MFTFKQFSVKQDKTAMKIGTDGVLLGAWAPIENNPFSVLDIGTGTGIIALMLSQRSNAQQIDALEIDEDAYEQAVDNFENSPWGDRLFCFHAGLDEFVEEPEDEYDLIVSNPPFYTEDYKSENGQRDLARFADAMPFEDLIEAADLLLSENGVFAVIIPFKEEENFIALAKEYELYPIKITRVKGTPTTEIKRSLLAFCRNENATILTNELIIETARHVYTPEYIELTKDFYLKM; this is encoded by the coding sequence ATGTTTACTTTCAAGCAATTTTCTGTTAAACAAGATAAAACAGCTATGAAAATTGGAACTGATGGCGTTTTATTAGGCGCTTGGGCTCCAATAGAAAACAATCCTTTTAGTGTTTTAGACATTGGAACCGGAACCGGTATCATTGCTTTAATGCTCTCACAAAGAAGTAATGCCCAACAAATTGATGCTTTAGAAATTGACGAAGACGCTTACGAACAAGCCGTAGACAATTTTGAGAACTCTCCTTGGGGTGACCGTCTTTTTTGCTTTCATGCAGGATTAGACGAATTTGTCGAAGAACCTGAAGATGAATACGATTTAATTGTTTCCAATCCTCCCTTTTATACCGAAGACTATAAATCCGAAAACGGACAACGTGATCTTGCCCGTTTTGCTGATGCTATGCCTTTTGAAGACTTAATTGAAGCCGCAGATTTATTACTTTCAGAAAACGGTGTGTTCGCTGTTATCATTCCGTTCAAAGAAGAGGAAAACTTTATTGCTCTTGCTAAAGAATACGAATTGTATCCTATAAAAATCACTAGAGTTAAAGGAACTCCTACCACCGAAATCAAGCGCAGTTTATTGGCTTTTTGCCGAAATGAAAACGCTACTATTTTGACAAATGAATTGATAATTGAAACAGCAAGACATGTCTATACTCCTGAATATATTGAACTGACTAAGGATTTTTATCTGAAGATGTAG